One genomic window of Misgurnus anguillicaudatus chromosome 12, ASM2758022v2, whole genome shotgun sequence includes the following:
- the LOC129447234 gene encoding trace amine-associated receptor 13c-like, whose translation MAYETEDHETQYCFPAINSSCIKIKRSRHEYNIMYVFFSLLSVWTVFLNLLVIISICHFKRLHTPTNMLILSLAVADLLVGLIVIPVEAIKLIEMCWYFGEIFCGLFIIFLGLFLSVSLGNLVLIAVDRFIAVIYPLLYTQKITMTKSLVGIFLSWFCSSAYLIAIVVSNGYFDPDTLKRLGVCYGECTFIISFGWRVTDLFVTFLFPCITIITLYMKIFYVVHQQVKVINSLVKRGKHLTESSVKRKTEHKAALTLGIIVVIHLLCYIPVYIIPETTGNLIVWTMYMNSSVNPLVYAFFYPWFRKALKHIITLKIFRPASSLMDIFIIVSV comes from the coding sequence ATGGCGTATGAGACAGAAGATCATGAGACTCAATACTGCTTTCCTGCCATTAACTCATCATGCATCAAGATAAAACGCTCCAGACATGAATACAATatcatgtatgtgtttttttcattgctgTCAGTATGGACTGTGTTTCTGAATCTGCTGGTGATCATCTCCATCTGTCACTTCAAGAGGCTTCACACTCCAACCAACATGCTCATTCTTTCTCTGGCTGTGGCCGACCTGCTCGTAGGACTTATTGTGATACCTGTAGAGGCCATCAAACTGATCGAGATGTGCTGGTACTTTGGAGAAATTTTCTGTGGACTGTTCATAATTTTTCTTGGACTGTTTCTCTCTGTATCTCTTGGtaatttagttttaattgcTGTCGATCGTTTCATTGCTGTGATTTACCCTTTACTGTACACACAGAAAATAACCATGACTAAAAGTCTAGTGGGAATTTTTCTCAGCTGGTTTTGCTCATCTGCTTATCTGATTGCCATAGTAGTCAGTAATGGATATTTTGACCCTGACACTTTAAAAAGATTAGGTGTGTGTTATGGAGAGTGTACCTTTATCATTAGTTTTGGTTGGAGAGTGACTGATCTTTTTGTTACTTTCTTGTTTCCTTGTATTACAATCATAActttatatatgaaaatattttatgtagtaCATCAGCAAGTAAAAGTAATAAACTCTCTGGTGAAGAGAGGAAAACATCTAACAGAAAGTTCTGTGAAAAGGAAAACCGAGCACAAAGCCGCTCTCACATTAGGGATCATTGTGGTAATTCATCTGCTTTGCTATATACCCGTTTATATAATTCCGGAAACCACTGGCAATTTAATAGTATGGACCATGTATATGAACTCAAGTGTAAATCCCCTCGTCTATGCTTTCTTTTACCCCTGGTTCAGAAAGGCACTTAAACACATCATCACTCTTAAAATATTTCGCCCTGCATCCAGTCTGATGGACATTTTTATCATAGTGTCTGTGTAG
- the LOC129446270 gene encoding glycolipid transfer protein-like, with protein MTLLLDYQFAPLPDNKEIGTKGFLESVSHLPSFFDCLGSKVFAPIKADINRNITKIKAVYDSDPVKYETLQQILIAEKSMYGSEWPKAGATLALMWLKRGLRFIQILLQSLADGEKDEDNPNLIRINISKAYDEALKRYHGWIVQNVFKAALFAAPCRSDFLKALSKNQEVAEEDCLSKVRQFLINFTATVDGIYEMYSIMNAELDYQV; from the exons ATGACGCTTTTACTGGATTACCAATTTGCACCGCTCCCAGACAATAAGGAGATCGGCACAAAAGGGTTTTTGGAGTCTGTGTCTCATCTGCCGTCTTTCTTTG ATTGCCTTGGTTCCAAAGTCTTCGCACCAATTAAGGCTGACATAAACAGAAACATTACA aaaattaaagCTGTCTATGACTCAGATCCAGTGAAGTATGAGACACTTCAGCAGATCCTGATAGCAGAGAAAAGCATGTATGGTTCAGAATGGCCTAAAGCTGGAGCAACACTGGCACTTATGTGGTTAAAAAG AGGTTTGCGGTTCATCCAGATTTTATTGCAAAGTCTAGCTGATGGTGAAAAAGATGAAGACAATCCCAATCTCATCCGCATCAATATTTCTAAAGCGTATGATGAAGCCCTCAAAAGGTACCATGGCTGGATAGTCCAGAATGTTTTCAAG GCTGCATTATTTGCTGCACCCTGCCGGTCGGATTTTCTTAAAGCTTTATCCAAGAATCAAGAAGTTGCTGAGGAGGATTGCTTATCTAAAGTTCGTCAGTTTTTAATAAACTTCACCGCGACTGTGGATGGCATTTATGAAATGTATTCAATAATGAATGCTGAACTAGATTACCAGGTttaa